GAGATTTTTCCCTTACTAGAATTGAATAAGTTTTAGATAGAGAACTtgttattgttgtagattttatcttcttcttttttctgtttagttaattaatttaaatttcaaagaaaTCTAATGGTAGGTTACATAGTTTAGGAACATCAAATTGGTCGTGAGCATATACATTCTCGGTTGATGATTATGTTCCTCCGTTTTTAATCTTCtattttgtgagattgagttggactttgaaataaatatctaaaatgATGCTCTGCCTCAGTTTCTAAATTACAGTTTACAATTCTAAAAGCTAATCGGAAGAAATTACATTTGACGAGCTCAAGTCTTCAACGGCAAAGGTAAACTGGGTTACGTGACTGGAGACTCTCCTCAAACAGGAAAGACCAACCCTTTGCTTCATAAATGGATGTCAGAAAACTCTCTCATCATTATTTGGCAGATCAATTAAATGGAGACAACAATTTagaaatcatatttaaattccCCCTCCAAAGGCTTCCTTACATGCAGTACTACTGCTATTCTATAACAAAAATTGGTTCACCATTTTATTTGCTGAAAACTTCAAACATAACCAACACATTGcagaaaaatgttaattaataatttatcatcAAACTCAAGATTTACAGTTcccttaataaaatttaaacagaTCATTGAGCAATGAGCATAGTATTTATTATGGTATGCACTAAATCACTAATAAGTCATACAAACTAACCACGGTAGGCTGTTTGAGCAGACCGTTTCTCATTCTGTGATACAGATCTTGACATTCCTCCTGCATAACATCAAATGTTATAATTATGAATCCATGGAAGGAAACTGTTGCTTACTTAGTTCCAGTGCCTATAAGGAAAGGAGAAATTAGAGAAAAATCTTATTACCACTGTATTCATACCTCAGAAAAGTCATCATCTGAAATTTTGGAGATAGGTACATTTTTTGGCACATTAGAAAGCTGAAGCATAACTTCCTTGTTGGTTTCATCATTGTTTAAAGGTCTGTTTATTCCTGTAATTTTGCAGATAAAGAATGTCAACTATGCATGTAAGAAAGATGGCTAGTATAACAGCATCAGGAATGTTGACCTTCCACAGCAATGTACTGTGCCTAAAGAAAGAACAAAGTAAAATATGCTTgagattttatatttcatttatatttagatATGCGTTTTGAATACAATGGATGACTCGGGATCTTTTTCTTCCAATACAAGAAAATTAGAGTCAAAACTATATGCATGGTCCactaattcttttaaaatatttaaaaaaatgaagttcaagATAAAGTTATGATGAGTTTAATCCAATTAATTCCTTTACATGTCTTgtcaaaagaaataatattatttaatcgaGTATAAGAAGCAGTAGATTTATtttgagtaaaaataaataaaaggcagtcggtatatataattttacataacAAAGCATTTTGCACAGGATCCTCTATAATTTTACATCACAAAAGTAGTTTATATACCTACAGTTCTTCAACTCATGTATTATACACATGCTAACTAGATACAAAACAAGAATATCTTACTACTAGCTGCAACAGACATGTCTATCTCTTCATTACATAACATGAATTTTAAGGCAAATTACATACCAAGAAATTTTTTGCATACTTCTGATCCCATTTCAGAAATAGGATCATCAAACAATTACACTATTAGCAGTTTatttgaaaacctttttgcTGCCAGCAAAAATTAACTACTTTACTTccattaaaaattgaaaaatctaCCAAGTACTATTTCAGTAGTTTGAAGAAGTCAAGAGATAAATTACCTACAACTTGCACAAGCAGATGTGAATTCTTCTGTAAATAGTCATTCGGATCAGTTTTGATTCTTACAAAACTTCCTAGCACTTTGCCATCAAAAGTTTGTGGTTGCTTTGAAAGTTCATCGACTAAACTCCTCTTCAAGTAGACAAGCTTGAGGTTCGAACTAACTATTGCTGCAAAACAGCTTTGATGCCCTTCAGAAACTATGTTTACATTATGAGATTCTGTACATGAAATCGATTTtctctttcttgacaagttggATGGTTCATTGTAATCCCTATCTTCAGAACTGCTACTAATATCGTCCATTTCTTGACAATTCTCAGCAAAGTGTGGTGCCAGAAGATTTTGCATCCTGTTTTTGTTTACGGATTTCCTCCGCAGTAAGGATATCAGCAGTGCATCGCAATgtatctttctctttttcttaggGTCAAAAAGATTGTTTTCTCTGCAGTACTCAATAATGATTGAAGTGACATCATGTTCAGAAAGTTCATTGCTCGTGTCTTGGCCTATATATTCAAGAAATTCTATGAGAGGTCTCGAACCCCATccaataaattcttttttcttatctttccCACTTCCTTTCGTTGATTTTAACTTTCCCAGACCCTTCTTTGTCCTCCCCGACTTTGATCCTGCTGTGTCACTCAGGTCATCACAATCAGAAACCATATAGCTACTCACGTCTTCGGAATCACCAGTGTCATCTTCCTCTACACCTATTTCATCTGGATCCAAGTCACATTTGCTTTTGCCATTCTTAAAAAATCTATGGGCAGAGTGTACATGTTTATAATTCAGcccttcttcttttttgatGCTTTTATAATATTCTGAAAATAAGAATTCATATGTATCTTGATCTTTGAAATCTACCACTTCCTGTTAATAAAAAAGcatgaaaaaataaagtgatagaaagaaaataaaattgttttaatagtTCCAGAGAAAGATAAATGTTCTATACTAAATTCCAAGTTCCCAtcaagaaaaagtaaaataagcaTGTCTTAAGTTAAATGCGAAAATACTACACTTGACcatagtttaaattttaaaattctataaCTAGGCATACATTGAAATCTTATCCAGTCATGAAAAATTCTCCATTCATCAGTATGCATCAAGCATCCAGCCATAAAAGACCATATGTTAGTACTGATTATAATTTCTTAGTTAAAATTCATCAAAACTAACTCTACAAACGTAAGATTTCATTTTCAAGTCTCATTTCATACAAGTGAGAGGAATGTAAGAAATACAGATTTGGTTCCTTTTAGTGTTTTTCATAAACAATTTTTgcttttaattaaaacaataacaataaaacagTTCCAGACTGTGCTTCCAAGTTTCTCTTCAaaataaatagaacaatatttatttttaaaaaacaggCAAAAACACAGAAAAGATGTGCCTCTGTTAATATTACTGTCCCAGCTTAACAACCTGTGTAGTTTTAATAGCCATTCTTGTCACTTgctagtaaaaaaattaaacttgtatTTTTCCATTAATGGCAATTTtccattttgttttcaaatttaggATGTCAAATACTGTCACAATTTGTCTTCCTTTTACCCTTGCTGCATATAAGATGTGATTGAAAACAATCTTACCCCGTCAGAATCAATACTAGCATCATCTTCAATTAGAAAAGCAAGTTTTAAGCAGTGTCTGCAAAATCCTTTGTTCCCTTTGACAATTGTAAAGTCAGCATCATAAAAGCATTTCCCACAAGTAGCTTTTGGACAGCAAAAACACTTAATCTTAGACACTTTATGGCAGAGGTAGCAAAAATGTGAACCTGcaaaaagaatttattcaaaAGTCCTTCAGTAACAAAAGGATCAAAAGGCATTCTAACATGGTCTCTTAAACATGAACAGAGAGAGGAAACAGGGGGTAGACGCATTTATAGCTATGCATGGAAAATAAATTGACCGTATACGAGGTTTCTTAGGAGTTGTAATACAGATAAACAGTAGTTtttttttgcttattttttGAGATAATCAAGCAATGTAGACTCTGACAACAAATAGTGTATAAGAGAACAACTGAAGCATCTGTGCATAATTCCCAGATATATAAGATGAGTAATTAGATCTCAAGGTGGAATCAATTGCatagagaaaatatatttgactgtctTCCAATAATGGTAGGGTGATAGGCAGAAGCAGGGCTTACTACAAGTCCATTCACTTCCGTTCTCCAAAAACGAATCATCTTTATCCACACAACGAGGATGATAAGCTTTCCGGCAACCCCTTCAATCAACATGGGTTAATTAACAGTCAAAAAGAAAGTCTTTTCCAGAGAATAAAATGATACAAGATTTCAAATTGAGATCCACTGTTAATTACACGCACACACACGATTGAAGAAGATTTCAAGTAAACCACAATTTTACCaacaaaaggtaaaataaacaAAGCCTAAAGTATGaacaacttatttttttaatacctCACAATTTTCTGTGTTTGCTGCAAGGCCAAATTCTTGGTATAAATTAGAAAACAGGTATGAAAAATTTGATGCCATTTATAGAAGCAGCAAACTACCACGGGTCAAATTTATGTACACACTTCATATTTCCCACAAAAACAAAGACCCAAGTGAAAAGTCACAGCACtctgtaaaaaattaaaacaaaaaaaaaattaaaaaataaagtaattaaatattatgttctTTTTAGTACAGATTCATCTGTCACTAccaaaggttaaaaaaaaaaaattaatgtagtaTATAAAAGATTTGTAAGAAATTTATATCTGCTTCATTTCGAAAGTGTCCCAAGAATAAACAGTCTTCTTCTCATTCATAGCTCAttcttgtattttaaaattaaaatttcatctcTACAACTTACACTTGTTTGGGAGTTGAAACTTACCCATGGTCACAGACCATTAACAACCCTCCATCCTTGCACATAAAACACCAGTCCTCAGTATCCTCGGTccttgtcttcttcttcttcttctttacggtccttgtcttcttcttcttcaccatcTTGTTTcacgaaaataaaataaacagacTCCAACAACTCTGCAAAATGTAGCTGAAAGAAACCAAAAAATCAGATAAGAAAATGCAGTACTAAGAAAGACAAAAAAGATGAACTGAACGTAAGAACAGACCTGAAGATAATGAAAATTTCAATCTGTAAGAAAGCTGTGAGTAAATTCTGAAGGCATTGGTGAGGGATGGAGGGAGTGATCACAGTGAGAGGGTGAAAGAGTGAAAGAAAAGTAGGGCACAGAAACCGAAGAAAGGGTCTGAGTAGGATTTTAGTGGGACACATTGagtgtatttattattattattattatatatacaaattgGAACCTTACATTTtctaaatcaaattattttcaataactACAGATGTTCTGACTCAtcttggtttttctttttttagttacaaatttaataacGCGGTTTAGTccaatgttattattattgcaaAAACGTGTATCGcatgtttttattcaaattttacttaaaaactCAGTTCTCTTGAAGAGTTAAAATTTGGAATCTTTttgtacacttttttttttcttaaatttaattttataaattttagtccattttataattttgactattgtttaatttaatagtggaaatcatataaataagatgtatttacatttatggtatgttccgtgaatgaaaaaaaattgaaagttgTTGTATACACAGGCATCTGATattatttctcattttaaacaattaatttccttcttattttaaaaaatttgtctttTCCGAATTAGTGAAATTGGTACTACTATGGTActtttggtaaaaaaataaaaataaaagcagAGAAAATAggtgaaaataaataagtaaaagagTAGAATAAAAGTATATGTTATTTGATCGAAGACaaatgaaaaatggaaaaaaaaatgtcttgaAACTATATTATtagaagtaaaataaattagttcagtttatttattaatattaatatttttatactatttattttcttaagaataatttattattaattattatttttattatttatcgtttattatttttattattattgtatacaATCgtactatattatattttacacattgttatattatattttatatattgaaaggAATACCTTAAACAAAAGTGAGAAGCtcttaatattttcaatttcaataactATTTAAGCAACCTATTATGATAAAAGcaactttttttctcttaaatttcacaagttttattatttctttttcctatCACTTCCTTGGCATTTCTTCCTGAATAAGCATTTATTATGcttgataaaagaaataagatcccagaagaagtatatatatatatatatatatatatatatatatatatatatatatatatatatatatatatacactcccaaaatgtgattttaatttaattaaaattatgtttataatatctgtattataatttttttaaaactaaaattatactaaaaacattatttcaatttaattaaaatgatattttttcatgttattttaaacttaaactaATTTCTTTCAATATGATATAGAACGTTTCCTACAATTAATTAGtttgtttatattatgttaattgTGAGAATTTTCTATACCAAAAAATAGTCAAATCAATatgataattataaaaacaataaattcaccaattaaataataaataaaaataaagagtatTTTCCCATTATTACTTTGACAATGTttagtattataaaaaaaattcacagcattaaatatatataatttttatttttcttttaaaattgtttggaattagattttttatcgacgtcaaattttaattattaaaaaatatgtatcaaaataagtaaaaaagtTGTAAAATAGGTTAAGTTATAAAAGAATGTCAAAAACTAGATTAtgtacattttatattaaaataataagtcttaaaaataaaagaaatttctcTTCATggtaaaataaagaaaatataaaatatgtactAATATGGATACAATtctgaatgtttttttttcttattaaaaaataatgatccACCACAAAAATTCAACAAGTAATTAATGAAGATTCTTAATAATGTCACATGACTATGAAGAAAATTTAACAGTAAGGAAAtcttaaaatgaaaaactacaTTTAATTATGCATAATACAGTTACCTTGTGTTTGGACGAGGTAATTTAACaattctaagaaattgaaatgtatagtatttaaaattcttgtaattgaattttcatcattttctaaataacttgtttggataggATAATTAGAATACCATACatttgaatttcttgtttggataagacaattgaatttcttataaaataaaattttattttaataatatttatttcaatgtataaaatttttaaattaaatttaaaaaatagtaatgaacttaaaatatttaaataatatttaatagttcaatttaaaaatattagccaactttttaaaattaattaatattaaaaattctggatcaacaataatataatttatatcaatatCGATTCACTCTatcaaagaaatatattattaattactaattacttcatttataaacaataaaacaattaagtataaaaatcaCAAGCTTAATATATAACGTAAAAACACAATATCATCAATGTGATATAATTAACCcacaaatataacataaatCCATAAATTGATATCACAATTAACCAAACTCATTATCCAAAGTTATGATGTCAAGctaaataacatgttaaaacaagtgttttcttatttaatatgtttgttttataatttttccacATCCAACTAGTAAGTCTTTCAACACCCTCTTTAGTTCTCTTTAACATCCTGTTTCAGTCCTCTTCAACATCTGCTAGATCTACAAAA
This portion of the Vigna unguiculata cultivar IT97K-499-35 chromosome 6, ASM411807v1, whole genome shotgun sequence genome encodes:
- the LOC114188755 gene encoding uncharacterized protein At5g08430-like isoform X1 encodes the protein MVKKKKTRTVKKKKKKTRTEDTEDWCFMCKDGGLLMVCDHGGCRKAYHPRCVDKDDSFLENGSEWTCSSHFCYLCHKVSKIKCFCCPKATCGKCFYDADFTIVKGNKGFCRHCLKLAFLIEDDASIDSDGEVVDFKDQDTYEFLFSEYYKSIKKEEGLNYKHVHSAHRFFKNGKSKCDLDPDEIGVEEDDTGDSEDVSSYMVSDCDDLSDTAGSKSGRTKKGLGKLKSTKGSGKDKKKEFIGWGSRPLIEFLEYIGQDTSNELSEHDVTSIIIEYCRENNLFDPKKKRKIHCDALLISLLRRKSVNKNRMQNLLAPHFAENCQEMDDISSSSEDRDYNEPSNLSRKRKSISCTESHNVNIVSEGHQSCFAAIVSSNLKLVYLKRSLVDELSKQPQTFDGKVLGSFVRIKTDPNDYLQKNSHLLVQVVGINRPLNNDETNKEVMLQLSNVPKNVPISKISDDDFSEEECQDLYHRMRNGLLKQPTVQRVGLSCLRRVSSHVTQFTFAVEDLSSSNLELEQKARSLHEDIIKHWIPRKLVLLQNLIDRANEKGWRRELSEYLDQRLKLETQFEQSRLLNDMPKVIPEIVGTTLSPDGSPRRDKLEQGGLSELASGQTCNSVGQYSKHIGFAHCLNNRTYAAGPKSPVKENQEGTTFPVASTASQYKDTSQRNMPQSSTSKARNLCVTLDAEQRIKEKQSISVASVNDKQDTCTSAIPVEDKELSNPTAGVIVLSDDDEQENPDISIWHCIGSFGETGGPYTMSALKLWTETSPIPLEFKVWKTGQSATKAISVTDAVKRFFSRT
- the LOC114188755 gene encoding uncharacterized protein At5g08430-like isoform X2, with amino-acid sequence MVKKKKTRTVKKKKKKTRTEDTEDWCFMCKDGGLLMVCDHGGCRKAYHPRCVDKDDSFLENGSEWTCSSHFCYLCHKVSKIKCFCCPKATCGKCFYDADFTIVKGNKGFCRHCLKLAFLIEDDASIDSDGEVVDFKDQDTYEFLFSEYYKSIKKEEGLNYKHVHSAHRFFKNGKSKCDLDPDEIGVEEDDTGDSEDVSSYMVSDCDDLSDTAGSKSGRTKKGLGKLKSTKGSGKDKKKEFIGWGSRPLIEFLEYIGQDTSNELSEHDVTSIIIEYCRENNLFDPKKKRKIHCDALLISLLRRKSVNKNRMQNLLAPHFAENCQEMDDISSSSEDRDYNEPSNLSRKRKSISCTESHNVNIVSEGHQSCFAAIVSSNLKLVYLKRSLVDELSKQPQTFDGKVLGSFVRIKTDPNDYLQKNSHLLVQVVGINRPLNNDETNKEVMLQLSNVPKNVPISKISDDDFSEEECQDLYHRMRNGLLKQPTVLELEQKARSLHEDIIKHWIPRKLVLLQNLIDRANEKGWRRELSEYLDQRLKLETQFEQSRLLNDMPKVIPEIVGTTLSPDGSPRRDKLEQGGLSELASGQTCNSVGQYSKHIGFAHCLNNRTYAAGPKSPVKENQEGTTFPVASTASQYKDTSQRNMPQSSTSKARNLCVTLDAEQRIKEKQSISVASVNDKQDTCTSAIPVEDKELSNPTAGVIVLSDDDEQENPDISIWHCIGSFGETGGPYTMSALKLWTETSPIPLEFKVWKTGQSATKAISVTDAVKRFFSRT